A window of Halostella salina contains these coding sequences:
- the priS gene encoding DNA primase small subunit PriS: protein MEEHTRGYLRGRFRDHYRRAEITPPPDAPDREWGFIPWTEGPGTTMVRHRSLLDIGSLPDFLQRKRPRHVYFSAGRYADPSANSMSEKGWQSADLVFDLDADHLPSVDPAETAYPEMLAACKDALERLLDFLENDFGFEDLTVVFSGGRGYHVHVRDPGVRELDSEARREVVDYVRGIDVEFDDLVDTEAVAGMGRETPAQKRTLDTTGGWSARVHDRICAFVDDLLAADEADALERLREFDGIGEGKATAALTAARSNAERIRGGNVDVHPAFFQVARILAEGVLETESAPIDEPVTTDTNRLIRLPGSLHGGSGLAVRRIPRDELDGFDPLVDAVPETFVGNTIAVDVTDVTDLSPAGNPDFGDVSLGGDTFTVSEGTQTVPEPVGVFLMARGHAEKGEE, encoded by the coding sequence ATGGAGGAGCACACCCGGGGGTATCTCCGCGGCCGGTTCCGCGACCACTACCGGCGGGCGGAGATCACGCCGCCGCCGGACGCCCCCGACCGTGAGTGGGGCTTCATCCCCTGGACGGAGGGGCCGGGCACGACGATGGTCCGCCATCGCTCGCTGCTCGACATCGGTTCGCTCCCCGATTTCCTCCAGCGCAAGCGCCCGCGCCACGTCTACTTCTCGGCCGGGCGCTACGCCGACCCGAGCGCGAACTCGATGAGCGAGAAGGGGTGGCAGTCGGCCGACCTGGTGTTCGACCTCGACGCCGACCACCTGCCGAGCGTCGATCCCGCCGAGACCGCCTACCCGGAGATGCTCGCGGCCTGCAAGGACGCGCTGGAGCGCCTGCTCGACTTCCTCGAGAACGACTTCGGCTTCGAGGACCTGACGGTCGTGTTCTCCGGCGGGCGCGGCTACCACGTCCACGTCCGCGACCCGGGCGTCCGCGAACTGGACAGCGAGGCGCGCCGCGAGGTCGTCGACTACGTCCGTGGGATCGACGTCGAGTTCGACGACCTGGTCGACACCGAGGCCGTCGCCGGCATGGGCCGCGAGACGCCGGCCCAGAAGCGAACCCTCGACACGACGGGCGGCTGGAGCGCCCGCGTCCACGACCGGATCTGCGCGTTCGTCGACGACCTGCTCGCGGCCGACGAGGCCGACGCGCTGGAGCGCCTGCGCGAGTTCGACGGCATCGGCGAGGGGAAGGCGACGGCGGCGCTGACGGCCGCCCGGTCGAACGCCGAGCGGATCCGCGGCGGGAACGTCGACGTCCACCCCGCCTTCTTTCAGGTGGCTCGCATCCTCGCGGAGGGCGTGCTGGAGACCGAGAGCGCGCCGATCGACGAGCCGGTCACCACCGACACGAACCGCCTCATCCGCCTGCCGGGGAGCCTCCACGGCGGGAGCGGGCTGGCGGTCCGCCGCATCCCGCGCGACGAACTGGACGGCTTCGACCCCCTTGTCGACGCCGTCCCCGAGACGTTCGTCGGCAACACCATCGCGGTCGACGTGACCGACGTGACGGACCTGTCGCCGGCCGGAAACCCCGACTTCGGTGACGTGTCGCTCGGCGGCGACACCTTTACGGTATCGGAGGGCACACAAACTGTACCGGAACCCGTGGGCGTCTTCCTGATGGCCCGCGGCCACGCCGAAAAGGGTGAAGAATGA
- a CDS encoding translation initiation factor eIF-2B, giving the protein MIDETVEEIEAMQTHSSSVVAVKATRALGELLDREFTSVEAFHRDIERNSKTLRRANPSHASLQNALREVEHEVLDADDGTVEDAKARLRQVIDRVADDIETGKREAAARAAETLADGETLLTHAYSTTFLEAVERAVQNGNYLDVYVTEARPRYLGRKTARTLAGMDRVDTTLLTDAACGEVLPDCDRVLMGMTSIADDTLYNRVGTFPIAATAAQLGVPMSVVGSGAKIIDEGFVFENEYRSASEVMREPAEGFAVENPSYDATPLSLLDSVITDEGQREF; this is encoded by the coding sequence ATGATCGACGAGACGGTCGAGGAGATCGAGGCGATGCAGACCCACAGCTCCTCCGTCGTCGCCGTGAAGGCGACCCGCGCGCTCGGGGAGCTGCTCGACCGCGAGTTCACCTCCGTCGAGGCGTTCCACCGGGACATCGAGCGCAACAGCAAGACGCTCCGCCGGGCGAACCCCTCCCATGCGTCCCTCCAGAACGCGCTCCGCGAGGTCGAACACGAGGTGCTCGACGCCGACGACGGGACCGTCGAGGACGCAAAGGCGCGGCTCCGGCAGGTCATCGACCGCGTCGCCGACGATATCGAGACGGGCAAACGGGAGGCGGCCGCCCGCGCGGCCGAAACGCTGGCCGACGGCGAGACGCTGCTCACGCACGCCTACTCCACGACGTTCCTCGAAGCCGTCGAGCGGGCGGTGCAGAACGGCAACTATCTCGACGTGTACGTCACCGAGGCGCGGCCGCGCTACCTCGGGCGGAAGACGGCGCGGACGCTCGCCGGGATGGACCGCGTCGACACGACGCTGCTCACCGACGCGGCCTGCGGCGAGGTGTTACCCGACTGCGACCGCGTGCTGATGGGCATGACCTCCATCGCCGACGACACGCTGTACAACCGCGTCGGCACGTTCCCGATCGCGGCGACGGCCGCCCAGCTCGGCGTCCCGATGAGCGTCGTCGGCTCCGGCGCGAAGATCATCGACGAGGGGTTCGTCTTCGAGAACGAGTACCGCTCGGCCAGCGAGGTGATGCGCGAACCGGCCGAGGGCTTTGCCGTCGAGAACCCGAGTTACGACGCGACGCCGCTCTCCCTGCTCGACAGCGTCATCACTGACGAGGGGCAGCGCGAGTTCTGA
- the bcp gene encoding thioredoxin-dependent thiol peroxidase yields the protein MLCTGQSAPEFELPDQNGDLVSLSDFRGQRVVLYFYPRANTEGCTTQACGFRDNWAAFEDRDVAVLGVSDDEVSDLKTFEADHDLPHTLLSDEHGEVSTLYDSYGEKQMFGNTFDGVFRNTYVIDAEGEIEFAYEGVSPEGHAEAILADLDE from the coding sequence ATGCTCTGTACCGGCCAGTCGGCCCCCGAGTTCGAACTGCCCGACCAGAACGGCGACCTCGTCTCGCTGTCGGACTTCCGCGGCCAGCGAGTCGTCCTGTACTTCTACCCGCGAGCGAACACCGAGGGCTGTACGACGCAGGCCTGTGGCTTCCGCGACAACTGGGCGGCGTTCGAGGACCGCGACGTGGCCGTCCTCGGCGTCAGCGACGACGAGGTGTCCGACCTCAAGACGTTCGAGGCGGACCACGACCTCCCGCACACGCTCCTCTCGGACGAGCACGGCGAGGTGTCGACGCTGTACGACTCCTACGGCGAGAAGCAGATGTTCGGCAACACGTTCGACGGCGTGTTCCGGAACACGTACGTCATCGACGCCGAGGGCGAGATCGAGTTCGCGTACGAGGGCGTCTCGCCGGAGGGCCACGCCGAGGCGATCCTAGCGGATCTGGACGAGTAA
- a CDS encoding RtcB family protein: protein MTTYDADGITLEKVREYVWEIPREGDMRAPARVLASEALLDEISEDKTLQQLKNATHLPGITNHAICMPDGHQGYGFPVGGVGALDAENGCISPGAVGYDINCGVRMMTTDLTYDDVRGKEEELVDALFANVPSGLGGGGIVDGDADTVEEILSRGVEWAVEAGYGVEADLRACEDEGRRPDADPSAVSQKAKDRGRNQIGSLGSGNHFLEVQRVTDVFREDVGEAFDLREDQIVVLIHCGSRGLGHQVCNDYLRRIEQEHGDLLADLPDRELAAAPAGSELAEEYYGAMCAAINFAWVNRQVIMHRTRRVFERVFDRTWEQLGMELLYDVAHNIAKKETHAVDGEDRELYVHRKGATRAFPAGHPEVPAAYRDVGQPIIIPGSMGAGSYVLRGGESSMDLTFGSTAHGAGRLMSRTQAKQDYWGGDVQDDLEQQGVYVKAESGATVAEEAPGVYKDVDEVVRVSDALGIGDKVARTFPVCNIKG, encoded by the coding sequence ATGACCACCTACGACGCCGACGGCATCACGCTCGAAAAAGTGCGTGAGTACGTCTGGGAGATTCCGCGAGAGGGCGACATGCGCGCTCCCGCCCGCGTGCTAGCGAGCGAGGCGCTGCTGGACGAAATCAGCGAGGACAAGACGCTCCAGCAGCTGAAAAACGCCACCCATCTGCCCGGGATCACGAACCACGCCATCTGCATGCCCGACGGCCACCAGGGGTACGGCTTCCCGGTCGGCGGCGTCGGTGCGCTGGACGCCGAGAACGGCTGTATTTCGCCGGGAGCGGTCGGATACGACATCAACTGCGGCGTCAGGATGATGACGACGGACCTGACGTACGACGACGTGCGCGGGAAGGAGGAGGAACTCGTCGACGCCCTGTTCGCCAACGTCCCCTCGGGCCTCGGCGGCGGCGGCATCGTCGACGGCGACGCCGACACGGTCGAGGAAATCCTCTCCCGCGGCGTCGAGTGGGCCGTCGAGGCGGGGTACGGCGTCGAGGCGGACCTGCGCGCCTGCGAGGACGAGGGCCGCCGGCCGGACGCCGACCCGTCGGCCGTCTCGCAGAAGGCCAAGGACCGCGGCCGCAACCAGATCGGCAGCCTCGGCAGCGGCAACCACTTCCTCGAAGTCCAGCGCGTCACGGACGTGTTCCGGGAGGACGTGGGCGAGGCGTTCGACCTTCGGGAGGATCAGATCGTCGTCCTGATCCACTGCGGGAGCCGCGGACTCGGTCACCAGGTGTGCAACGACTACCTCCGGCGGATCGAGCAGGAGCACGGCGACCTGCTGGCCGACCTCCCGGACAGGGAACTCGCCGCCGCGCCGGCCGGCTCGGAACTCGCCGAGGAGTACTACGGGGCGATGTGCGCCGCGATCAACTTCGCGTGGGTGAACCGGCAGGTGATCATGCACCGGACGCGCCGGGTGTTCGAGCGCGTGTTCGACCGCACCTGGGAGCAACTGGGGATGGAGCTGCTGTACGACGTGGCCCACAACATCGCCAAGAAGGAGACCCACGCGGTCGACGGCGAGGACCGCGAACTGTACGTCCACCGGAAGGGCGCGACCCGCGCGTTCCCCGCCGGACACCCGGAGGTCCCCGCCGCGTACCGCGACGTGGGGCAGCCGATCATCATCCCCGGGAGCATGGGCGCGGGGAGCTACGTCCTGCGCGGCGGCGAGTCGTCGATGGACCTGACGTTCGGCTCGACGGCCCACGGCGCGGGCCGGCTGATGAGCCGGACGCAGGCCAAGCAGGACTACTGGGGCGGCGACGTGCAGGACGACCTCGAACAGCAGGGCGTCTACGTGAAGGCCGAGAGCGGCGCGACCGTCGCGGAGGAAGCGCCGGGCGTGTACAAGGACGTGGACGAGGTAGTGCGGGTCTCCGACGCGCTCGGCATCGGCGACAAGGTCGCCCGGACGTTCCCCGTCTGTAACATCAAGGGCTGA
- a CDS encoding GNAT family N-acetyltransferase, which translates to MSVKVDIRVVGAGSDEFIEEAWDLKESIRQDDGVLKQRRSFFTDAYQRSTVHVAFCDGDLVGFAAARRDGYILFLAVAPAHRGEGLGEQLVARVADDHSTVTCHARTTNENALQFYEHLGFEIKRRIDNYYEDGGDAYYLKLGSDAGIAERLSDIIRG; encoded by the coding sequence GTGAGCGTCAAGGTCGACATCCGGGTCGTCGGGGCCGGCAGCGACGAGTTCATCGAGGAGGCGTGGGACCTCAAGGAGTCGATCCGGCAGGACGACGGCGTGCTGAAACAGCGCCGTAGCTTCTTCACCGACGCCTACCAGCGCTCGACGGTCCACGTCGCGTTCTGTGACGGCGACCTCGTCGGCTTCGCGGCGGCCCGCCGGGACGGCTACATCCTGTTTCTCGCCGTCGCGCCGGCCCACCGCGGCGAGGGGCTGGGCGAGCAGCTCGTCGCCCGCGTCGCCGACGACCACTCCACCGTCACCTGTCACGCCCGGACCACCAACGAGAACGCCCTCCAGTTCTACGAGCATCTCGGCTTCGAGATCAAGCGCCGCATCGACAACTACTACGAGGACGGCGGCGACGCCTACTACCTGAAGCTCGGCTCCGACGCGGGGATCGCCGAACGGCTCTCCGACATCATCCGCGGGTAG
- a CDS encoding Gfo/Idh/MocA family protein: MTLQVGVLGYRFMGKAHANALARLPMFFPDAPDVERDVIVGRDEAALADAADQLGFSRTATDWREVVDEVDVFYNLGPNHVHAEPSIAALEAGTPVFCEKPLAPTLDDAGEMRDAARDAGVPAGNAFNYRFVPAIQYAKNLIDAGEIGEIRHFRGTYLQDWLVDPEAPWSWRNDEELAGSGALGDLGAHTVDLARFLVGEVERVSGHLTTFVDERPVEGSDETRPVTVDDAYSAQAEFENGAMGTFEASRFATGHKNDHSIEVHGSEGSLRFSLERLNELEVLRDGNRGYETVLVTDEDDPYVDHWWPPGHVIGWEHTFVHENYEFLSAVENDGEFEPSFEDGYAAQQVLDAVERSDETAQWVEVEGR; encoded by the coding sequence ATGACGCTACAGGTCGGCGTACTCGGCTACCGGTTCATGGGCAAGGCCCACGCGAACGCGCTGGCGCGGCTGCCGATGTTCTTCCCGGACGCACCGGACGTGGAACGGGACGTGATCGTCGGCCGCGACGAGGCGGCGCTCGCGGACGCCGCGGACCAACTCGGCTTCTCCCGCACTGCGACGGACTGGCGCGAAGTGGTCGACGAGGTCGACGTCTTCTACAACCTCGGGCCGAACCACGTCCACGCCGAGCCCTCCATCGCGGCGCTGGAGGCCGGGACGCCCGTTTTCTGCGAGAAGCCGCTCGCGCCGACGCTCGACGACGCCGGAGAGATGCGCGACGCGGCGCGGGACGCGGGCGTCCCTGCGGGGAACGCGTTCAACTACCGGTTCGTGCCGGCGATCCAGTACGCGAAGAACCTCATCGACGCGGGCGAGATCGGCGAGATACGGCACTTCCGCGGCACGTACCTCCAGGACTGGCTGGTCGACCCCGAGGCCCCGTGGTCGTGGCGCAACGACGAGGAACTGGCCGGCAGCGGCGCGCTCGGCGACCTCGGCGCGCACACCGTCGACCTGGCGCGGTTCCTCGTCGGCGAGGTCGAGCGCGTCAGCGGCCACCTGACCACGTTCGTCGACGAGCGCCCGGTCGAAGGCAGCGACGAAACCCGTCCGGTCACCGTCGACGACGCCTACTCGGCGCAGGCCGAGTTCGAAAACGGCGCGATGGGCACGTTCGAGGCGTCGCGCTTCGCCACGGGCCACAAGAACGACCACAGCATCGAGGTCCACGGATCGGAGGGTAGCCTCCGCTTCTCGCTGGAGCGACTGAACGAACTCGAGGTGCTCCGGGACGGCAACCGCGGCTACGAGACGGTGCTCGTCACCGACGAGGACGACCCCTACGTCGACCACTGGTGGCCGCCGGGCCACGTCATCGGCTGGGAGCACACGTTCGTCCACGAGAACTACGAGTTCCTCTCGGCGGTCGAAAACGACGGCGAGTTCGAGCCGAGCTTCGAGGACGGCTACGCCGCACAGCAGGTGCTGGACGCCGTGGAGCGGAGTGACGAAACCGCCCAGTGGGTCGAGGTCGAGGGCCGGTAG
- a CDS encoding DUF7344 domain-containing protein, whose product MAAQSDDGKDELFSILSNHRRRYTIQLCKQAEDTVTLSDLAEQVAAWEEDKTVSEITSAERKRVYTSLQQTHLPTLEEAGMIEYEDHEVELTDAADELDVYMDVVPEGSIPWGVYYLGLSVVGAGILGGVWVGLLPTTPIPELGWAALVLGLFAASAVVHVIQNRQMELGEMERPP is encoded by the coding sequence ATGGCGGCACAGAGCGACGACGGGAAGGACGAACTCTTTTCGATCCTGAGCAACCATCGCCGTCGCTACACGATCCAGCTCTGCAAGCAGGCAGAGGACACCGTCACGCTGTCGGATCTGGCCGAGCAGGTCGCGGCGTGGGAGGAGGACAAGACGGTCTCGGAGATCACCTCCGCCGAGCGCAAGCGCGTGTACACGTCGCTCCAGCAGACCCACCTCCCGACGCTGGAGGAGGCGGGGATGATCGAGTACGAGGACCACGAGGTCGAACTCACCGACGCCGCCGACGAACTCGACGTGTACATGGACGTGGTTCCGGAGGGCTCGATCCCGTGGGGCGTGTACTACCTCGGCCTGTCGGTCGTCGGTGCCGGGATCCTTGGGGGAGTCTGGGTCGGCTTGCTGCCGACCACTCCGATCCCGGAACTCGGCTGGGCAGCACTCGTCCTCGGTCTCTTCGCGGCGTCGGCCGTGGTACACGTGATACAGAACCGGCAGATGGAACTCGGCGAGATGGAGCGTCCGCCCTGA
- a CDS encoding archease, whose amino-acid sequence MPYELRDHTADVAVAASGDRLGDAFAAAADGLAAAMCDDVPDAGDRFDVTVAAEGREALLFDYLDELIFQRDVRSVLPVDNRATVTERDGEWHLSGSARGVPLSAVSAREVKAVTYSEMDLRETESGWAAYVVFDV is encoded by the coding sequence ATGCCCTACGAACTCCGGGACCACACCGCCGACGTGGCGGTGGCCGCGAGCGGCGACCGGCTCGGGGACGCGTTCGCGGCCGCGGCCGACGGGCTCGCCGCCGCGATGTGCGACGACGTGCCCGACGCCGGCGACCGGTTCGACGTGACCGTCGCGGCCGAGGGGCGTGAGGCGCTCCTCTTTGACTACCTCGATGAGCTCATCTTCCAGCGCGACGTGCGGTCGGTGTTACCGGTCGACAACCGGGCGACGGTGACCGAGCGCGACGGCGAGTGGCACCTGTCCGGGAGCGCCCGTGGCGTCCCGCTATCGGCGGTCAGCGCCCGCGAGGTGAAAGCCGTCACCTACTCCGAGATGGACCTGCGGGAGACCGAATCCGGGTGGGCGGCGTACGTCGTCTTCGACGTGTAG